A section of the Pseudanabaena mucicola str. Chao 1806 genome encodes:
- a CDS encoding cation-translocating P-type ATPase: protein MTNLSTQQVWHTLTAAEVIAALDVNPEFGLESWQISDRRAVCGRNELNDKAGRSKLSIFVDQFTNIMLLMLMGVAVVSAVLDLRGGNFPKDAVAIAAIIILNGILGYIQESRAEEALAALKRMATPNVRVLREGKVAEILSAELVIGDIVFVDAGMQIAADGRLLESARLKVREGALTGESRAVSKVADQIFQEDEPLGDRRNMVFQGTEVLQGRGMMVVTAIGMQTELGKIANLLQDVELEETPLQRRMAELSKALVIASLVLVAIVIAVGLWRHGNFVKLLNTSLSMAVAAVPEGLPAVITVTLALGTQRMVKRNALIRKLPAVETLGSVTTICSDKTGTLTQNKMVAESLFTANYAAQINGTGYEPIGEFAISRLADDMLASDLNVYQCPEMQLLLAASIICNDAYLQKISSNNQRTNSLSSLSVNLNQRTNGLNQLSVNDSQWKIIGDPTEGALLTLAGKSNLWQNQFTSYFTRVAEIPFTSERKLMSAIAAMQNMDAEDTPESMRMIASLLPASPYFLFCKGSPEIVLERCDRIQLERQISSITISQKSAINIQNTLLATKGMRVLGFAYLPLEHLPTETELNHIENKLVWLGLAGIRDALRAEASAAVQVSRHAGIHTVMITGDHQLTAQAIARDLNIFSSKNDKVLTGQEIELMDDDELTEFARQTAVYARVSPEHKLRIVQALQRRGEIVAMTGDGVNDAPALKQANIGIAMGITGTDVSKEASDMILLDDNYATIVAATEEGRTVYANIRRFIKYILGSNVGEVIAIAATPFLGFGAVPLTPLQILWMNLVTDGVPALALAVEPAEADVMERPPFNPQENIFARGLGWYILRIGVIFGLQTIALMEIAYSSGNPSWHEHWKTITFTTLCIAQMGHALSCRSDSKLLIELNPISNPYLLVSVIFTTILQLSLLYVPSLRQFFGTDALTASELGLCFGFSMLLVLWTESEKIFARWWIQRQATKTSIQNQP from the coding sequence ATGACCAATTTATCGACACAGCAAGTTTGGCACACACTTACAGCCGCAGAAGTGATCGCTGCTTTGGATGTTAATCCAGAGTTTGGGCTAGAGTCATGGCAAATTAGTGATCGACGGGCGGTTTGTGGGCGTAATGAGTTAAACGATAAAGCTGGGCGCAGTAAGCTGAGTATTTTTGTTGATCAGTTTACGAATATTATGCTGCTGATGCTGATGGGCGTAGCGGTCGTGTCGGCGGTTTTGGATTTGCGGGGCGGGAATTTTCCTAAGGACGCTGTAGCGATCGCTGCAATCATCATTCTCAATGGCATTTTAGGATATATACAAGAAAGTCGCGCCGAGGAAGCGTTAGCTGCTCTGAAACGGATGGCTACTCCGAATGTACGGGTATTGCGCGAAGGGAAGGTTGCAGAAATTCTATCGGCAGAATTGGTCATTGGCGATATAGTCTTTGTCGATGCAGGGATGCAGATTGCGGCAGATGGGCGCTTATTGGAGTCGGCAAGGTTGAAGGTGCGGGAAGGTGCTCTGACGGGCGAATCTAGGGCAGTAAGCAAGGTTGCTGATCAAATATTTCAAGAAGATGAACCATTAGGAGATCGCCGCAATATGGTATTTCAGGGAACGGAGGTATTGCAAGGGCGTGGCATGATGGTTGTTACAGCAATCGGGATGCAGACGGAATTAGGAAAGATTGCGAATTTGCTGCAAGATGTGGAACTAGAAGAAACGCCATTGCAGAGGCGGATGGCAGAGCTGTCAAAGGCTTTGGTAATTGCCTCCTTAGTTTTAGTGGCGATCGTGATTGCGGTAGGACTATGGCGGCATGGTAACTTTGTGAAATTACTGAATACTTCCCTCAGTATGGCAGTAGCGGCAGTTCCCGAAGGATTACCTGCGGTGATTACCGTGACGCTTGCCCTAGGAACTCAAAGAATGGTCAAGCGCAATGCCCTGATTCGCAAATTACCTGCGGTCGAAACCCTCGGTTCCGTTACTACTATTTGTTCCGATAAGACAGGAACTCTGACTCAAAATAAAATGGTTGCTGAAAGTCTGTTTACGGCAAATTATGCCGCGCAAATTAACGGTACTGGCTATGAACCCATCGGCGAATTTGCGATTTCCCGTCTAGCAGACGATATGCTCGCCAGCGATTTAAATGTCTATCAATGTCCTGAAATGCAACTGCTGCTGGCTGCAAGTATAATCTGTAATGATGCCTATTTACAGAAGATATCTTCTAATAATCAAAGAACAAATAGCTTAAGCTCCTTGTCTGTCAACCTTAATCAAAGAACAAATGGCTTAAACCAATTGTCTGTCAACGATTCCCAATGGAAAATTATCGGCGATCCAACGGAAGGAGCCCTTCTAACTTTAGCGGGCAAGAGTAATCTTTGGCAGAACCAATTTACCAGCTATTTTACAAGGGTTGCAGAAATTCCTTTTACCTCTGAGCGCAAGTTGATGAGCGCGATCGCTGCTATGCAAAATATGGATGCCGAAGATACGCCCGAATCCATGAGAATGATCGCTAGTTTATTACCCGCTAGTCCCTATTTCTTGTTTTGTAAGGGTTCGCCCGAAATAGTTCTAGAGCGATGCGATCGCATTCAACTCGAAAGGCAAATTAGCTCCATTACGATTTCCCAAAAATCAGCCATCAATATCCAAAATACACTTCTTGCTACCAAGGGAATGCGCGTTTTAGGATTTGCCTATTTGCCTTTAGAGCATCTGCCAACGGAAACAGAACTTAATCATATTGAAAATAAGCTTGTATGGCTGGGACTCGCGGGCATCCGTGACGCGCTAAGAGCCGAAGCCTCTGCTGCCGTGCAGGTTAGCCGTCATGCGGGAATTCACACGGTTATGATTACAGGTGATCATCAATTAACGGCTCAAGCAATCGCACGTGACTTGAATATTTTCTCTTCCAAAAATGACAAGGTGTTGACAGGACAAGAAATTGAATTAATGGATGATGATGAATTAACGGAATTTGCACGACAAACGGCGGTATATGCTAGAGTCTCACCTGAGCATAAATTACGGATCGTTCAGGCTTTGCAACGTCGAGGCGAAATCGTGGCGATGACAGGGGATGGTGTAAATGATGCCCCTGCCTTGAAACAGGCAAATATTGGTATTGCGATGGGAATTACGGGAACGGATGTTTCTAAAGAAGCAAGCGATATGATTTTGCTTGATGATAACTACGCGACGATTGTGGCGGCAACGGAGGAAGGACGCACGGTTTACGCGAATATTCGCCGCTTTATTAAATACATTCTCGGCAGTAATGTTGGTGAAGTAATTGCGATCGCTGCTACCCCTTTTCTAGGCTTTGGCGCAGTGCCTTTGACTCCCTTACAAATATTATGGATGAATCTGGTTACCGATGGTGTCCCCGCCCTAGCCCTTGCTGTAGAACCTGCTGAGGCTGATGTGATGGAGCGACCTCCCTTTAATCCTCAAGAGAATATTTTCGCAAGGGGTTTAGGTTGGTATATTCTGCGAATTGGTGTGATTTTTGGATTACAGACGATTGCCTTAATGGAGATCGCCTATAGCTCTGGTAATCCCTCATGGCATGAGCATTGGAAGACAATCACCTTTACAACGCTTTGTATCGCGCAAATGGGGCACGCGCTCTCCTGTCGTTCCGATTCCAAATTGCTAATTGAACTAAATCCTATTTCCAATCCCTATCTCTTAGTTTCCGTGATCTTCACAACGATTCTACAACTATCATTGCTCTATGTCCCCTCATTACGTCAGTTTTTCGGCACGGATGCGCTGACAGCTTCGGAATTAGGATTATGCTTTGGATTTAGTATGCTACTAGTACTCTGGACAGAATCTGAGAAAATTTTTGCTAGATGGTGGATACAGCGTCAGGCAACAAAAACTTCTATCCAGAATCAACCCTAA
- the hisB gene encoding imidazoleglycerol-phosphate dehydratase HisB, which produces MSYDTPRIAKVNRKTGETDVTVALNLDGTGKGNINTGIPFLDHMLHQICSHGLIDLDVQATGDLHIDDHHTNEDVGIVLGQALGQALGDRKGINRFGHFVAPLDESLVQVALDFSGRPYLVYDLVIPNQRVGTYDTELVREFFQAVVNHAQMTLHIRLLARGNSHHIIEAGFKAFARAIKMAVEVDPRRATIIPSSKGVL; this is translated from the coding sequence ATGTCCTACGATACACCTCGCATTGCTAAAGTTAACCGTAAAACTGGCGAAACCGATGTTACTGTGGCGCTAAATCTCGATGGCACTGGCAAAGGCAATATTAATACAGGTATTCCTTTTCTAGATCATATGCTCCATCAAATTTGTTCCCACGGCTTAATCGATTTAGATGTCCAAGCGACGGGAGACTTACATATTGATGACCATCATACTAATGAGGATGTAGGGATTGTATTAGGGCAAGCTTTAGGACAGGCTCTAGGCGATCGCAAAGGGATTAATCGCTTTGGTCACTTTGTAGCCCCTCTAGATGAATCTTTAGTGCAGGTTGCCCTTGACTTTTCGGGTCGTCCCTACCTGGTCTATGACCTAGTAATTCCTAATCAGCGCGTGGGGACTTACGACACAGAACTGGTGCGGGAGTTTTTTCAAGCAGTTGTCAATCATGCCCAGATGACTTTGCATATTCGGTTATTGGCTAGAGGCAATTCGCACCACATTATCGAAGCAGGGTTTAAAGCCTTTGCCCGTGCAATCAAGATGGCAGTAGAAGTCGATCCTAGGCGTGCCACTATAATTCCTAGCTCGAAAGGTGTGTTGTAG
- a CDS encoding sensor histidine kinase, giving the protein MSQAGANPWERQFVNLGRIMQFLRDEDSIDNLLTATLDYLRDNFDYKLIWIGLYDQENHRITGKGGTTPAGEIKFLKERFALNAGDLLDQVIVQRRPVPIADLRQEKRSGEWQKIAQKFDIQGTLLWPIYHRDRSFGVVLLGSNQWNLTPRNDERARLSVVLGALGSTLSRLDAEWRYHNTKRPDEPLLRILAKIRNIPNLTERLEEIVQETHSFVMPDHTNIYWFEREHQYFWRRVVNRQPGLKSKQLVDNTAVVTVQSAPGLYQALSKDQIVVVVDAKSMTKSEINNRVMEQFGAVSIIIAPIFSQSELLGFLSVEGDEPRLWTDDERNFVLGTAQLAAITAPLEEMEVTMDRIASDQILTAGIARAIYSNNDWQQALDQAAEQLCQRLSLERFWVATYDPDNEVFRIDFQYHPKNRRPIPNLLPSLATVDFQMIEQSPDAATVENLDHDFKFLSWRTSLLALDVQSVIVSSTSMGKPLEAVLAVAHESPRTWARPEREMVQAVAQQIGLIVHQNELQRLSDDRQKVYQSVQFGLVALQQANSLDKLHHTATQLMAQVTQSPLAVLVVWLPGRQGGQIASVFSSRDEYQLTVNETLIVIEEDPLVQWATQSEGILPLSIHDLPEQTRAWLNAPAIGHLMVLALRTTPDHQPTGMILVADHVGRRWVDRQLQAFNMLTNQLAWSRRHLILVENLKYNRQELERLNWYKHRRLEDIYRTVSSGVQRLLEADSRSNGTGGINNVTLQGSLKQLQVSLSSLPQIIRKEQWRLRPNYETAPLAGILKRGLERVDSLVKQRQIWSQVHNQANVVIGGDIAKMEMILNELLLFACERSEVGGRIDLWCRQIDEKLLELSITDYGVVDAALLQELHQGRVIDLLSPSLLDQPPGLHLAICQKLMLEAGGDLSLYQLEDNRILSRLILPLSTS; this is encoded by the coding sequence ATGAGTCAAGCAGGAGCTAACCCGTGGGAACGCCAGTTTGTTAACCTTGGGCGAATCATGCAGTTCTTGCGTGATGAAGATAGCATTGACAATCTCTTAACTGCTACTCTTGATTATCTTCGGGACAATTTTGATTACAAACTGATCTGGATTGGGCTATATGACCAAGAAAACCATCGCATCACAGGAAAAGGTGGTACTACCCCTGCGGGAGAAATTAAGTTTTTAAAAGAGCGCTTTGCCCTCAATGCGGGAGATTTACTCGATCAGGTAATTGTGCAACGACGACCTGTACCGATCGCTGATCTGCGTCAGGAAAAACGTAGTGGTGAATGGCAAAAAATCGCACAAAAATTCGATATTCAAGGGACTTTGCTCTGGCCGATCTATCATCGCGATCGCAGTTTTGGGGTCGTTTTGCTTGGCTCAAACCAATGGAACTTGACTCCTCGCAATGATGAGCGAGCAAGGTTATCGGTTGTCTTAGGTGCTCTTGGCTCGACCCTCAGTCGCCTTGATGCCGAGTGGCGCTACCACAATACCAAGCGTCCCGACGAACCACTGCTAAGAATTCTTGCCAAAATTCGCAACATTCCAAATTTGACCGAGCGCCTCGAAGAGATAGTACAGGAAACCCATAGTTTTGTGATGCCTGATCACACCAACATTTATTGGTTTGAGCGTGAACATCAATATTTTTGGCGGCGAGTTGTCAATCGCCAACCAGGGCTAAAGTCTAAGCAGTTGGTTGATAATACGGCAGTTGTGACTGTCCAAAGTGCTCCTGGCTTATATCAGGCTTTGTCTAAGGATCAGATTGTGGTGGTCGTTGATGCCAAGTCAATGACCAAAAGCGAAATTAACAATCGAGTGATGGAACAGTTTGGTGCAGTTTCGATTATTATTGCGCCAATCTTTTCCCAATCAGAGCTATTAGGCTTTCTATCAGTAGAAGGTGATGAACCGCGTCTCTGGACAGATGATGAGCGTAATTTCGTCCTTGGGACAGCTCAGCTAGCAGCAATTACGGCTCCCTTAGAGGAAATGGAAGTAACGATGGATCGCATTGCCTCTGACCAAATTCTTACGGCTGGCATTGCTAGGGCTATTTATTCTAACAATGATTGGCAACAGGCGCTCGATCAAGCAGCTGAGCAATTATGTCAACGCCTCAGTTTAGAGCGCTTTTGGGTGGCAACCTATGATCCAGACAATGAGGTGTTTCGGATTGATTTTCAGTACCACCCCAAAAATCGCCGCCCCATTCCTAATCTACTACCTAGCTTAGCGACTGTTGATTTCCAGATGATTGAGCAGTCTCCAGATGCAGCCACGGTAGAAAATCTTGATCATGATTTCAAGTTTTTGTCATGGCGCACTTCATTGCTTGCTCTTGACGTGCAATCAGTGATTGTTAGCAGCACTTCGATGGGCAAACCCTTAGAAGCGGTTTTAGCGGTTGCCCATGAATCTCCACGCACATGGGCACGACCAGAACGAGAGATGGTGCAGGCAGTTGCTCAACAGATAGGTTTAATTGTCCACCAAAATGAATTGCAGCGTTTATCCGACGACCGACAAAAGGTTTATCAGTCGGTGCAATTCGGTCTAGTTGCTTTACAACAGGCGAATTCCCTCGATAAATTGCATCACACGGCAACCCAATTAATGGCTCAGGTAACTCAATCCCCACTTGCAGTATTGGTGGTATGGCTCCCTGGTCGCCAAGGTGGACAGATTGCCTCAGTTTTTAGTAGTCGTGATGAATATCAACTCACGGTTAACGAAACACTGATTGTGATTGAAGAAGATCCCCTCGTGCAGTGGGCGACTCAAAGTGAGGGCATTTTGCCACTCAGCATTCATGATTTGCCAGAACAGACTAGAGCTTGGCTCAATGCTCCTGCCATCGGTCATTTAATGGTTTTAGCCCTGCGAACTACCCCCGATCATCAACCAACGGGGATGATTTTAGTTGCTGATCACGTAGGACGGCGTTGGGTTGATCGCCAGTTGCAAGCCTTTAATATGTTAACCAATCAGCTTGCATGGTCTCGTCGCCATTTAATCCTTGTTGAAAATCTTAAATATAACCGCCAAGAGCTAGAACGCCTCAATTGGTATAAACATCGCCGCTTAGAAGATATCTACCGTACTGTCAGCAGTGGAGTGCAGCGATTACTGGAAGCAGATTCCCGATCTAATGGCACAGGTGGTATTAATAACGTCACTTTGCAAGGTTCTCTCAAACAGTTACAGGTTTCGCTCTCATCACTACCTCAGATTATCCGCAAGGAGCAATGGCGCTTGCGACCTAACTATGAGACTGCGCCGTTGGCAGGGATACTCAAACGAGGCTTAGAGAGAGTTGATTCCCTCGTGAAGCAAAGACAGATTTGGTCACAGGTACATAATCAGGCTAATGTCGTTATAGGTGGTGACATTGCCAAGATGGAGATGATCCTCAACGAGTTATTACTATTTGCCTGTGAACGCTCAGAAGTTGGTGGTCGCATCGATCTCTGGTGCCGCCAAATTGATGAGAAACTATTAGAGCTATCAATTACTGATTATGGGGTGGTGGATGCGGCGTTGCTCCAAGAGTTACACCAAGGTCGAGTGATCGATCTTTTATCTCCATCATTACTGGATCAACCCCCAGGCTTGCATTTAGCAATATGTCAAAAACTGATGTTAGAAGCAGGTGGGGATTTATCTCTCTATCAATTAGAAGACAACCGTATTCTCAGTCGTCTCATTTTGCCACTCTCTACCTCCTAG
- a CDS encoding DUF3067 family protein: MTGKQLRQAIADKWNFSYDVQLRKTQGKIFLQVMWRYQEQQSFSMNDVEFMQHLDTIASYLSDWGVVEQVQTFIANTKERPRLGKAVSIPLQIGDRSLEWLVD, translated from the coding sequence ATGACAGGCAAACAACTCCGTCAAGCGATCGCTGATAAATGGAATTTTTCGTATGATGTACAACTACGCAAAACTCAAGGCAAAATCTTTTTACAAGTAATGTGGCGTTATCAAGAACAGCAGTCCTTTTCGATGAATGATGTCGAATTTATGCAACATCTTGATACAATTGCCTCTTATTTAAGCGATTGGGGGGTTGTTGAGCAAGTTCAAACATTTATTGCTAATACCAAAGAACGCCCACGCCTTGGTAAAGCTGTGAGCATTCCTCTCCAAATTGGTGATCGATCACTAGAATGGTTAGTTGATTAG
- the murQ gene encoding N-acetylmuramic acid 6-phosphate etherase — protein MSSESNVGLQINGSGSQNCDRGYLLTEQANPYSQNLDRLSPLEIVELFNQEDLKAVAAVDKEKDAIAQAITVIANAINNGGRLFYIGAGTSGRLGVLDAAECPPTFCSDPELIQGILAGGMNAMVRSSEALEDREDDGAAVIQEKNISDRDVVFGITAGGTTPYVHGALKAAKQRGAKTIFFCCVPADQFPRHYDIEIRPLVGAEILAGSTRLKAGTATKLVLNTISTGVMVQLGKVYGNRMIDVSVTNSKLEDRAIRIICDLTSLCREEATELLERSGRSVKLALLMHWKGVDVPHAAQMLQVTKGHLGRAIT, from the coding sequence ATGTCTAGTGAATCAAATGTGGGATTGCAAATCAATGGATCAGGGAGCCAAAATTGTGATCGCGGTTATTTGTTAACGGAGCAGGCAAATCCCTATAGCCAAAATTTGGATCGGCTCAGCCCTCTAGAAATTGTGGAACTGTTTAATCAAGAAGATCTCAAGGCAGTTGCGGCAGTTGACAAAGAAAAAGATGCGATCGCCCAAGCGATTACGGTAATTGCCAATGCGATTAACAATGGCGGTAGGTTGTTTTACATTGGAGCAGGAACGAGTGGAAGGCTCGGTGTTCTTGATGCGGCAGAATGCCCTCCCACATTTTGTAGTGATCCTGAGTTAATCCAAGGGATTTTGGCAGGGGGAATGAATGCAATGGTACGCAGTTCCGAAGCTCTTGAAGATCGTGAGGATGATGGAGCTGCTGTCATCCAAGAAAAAAATATTAGCGATCGGGATGTTGTTTTTGGGATCACCGCAGGGGGAACGACTCCCTATGTGCATGGAGCATTAAAAGCAGCGAAACAACGGGGGGCAAAGACCATCTTTTTTTGTTGCGTCCCAGCCGATCAATTCCCAAGACATTACGATATCGAGATTCGTCCCCTTGTTGGTGCAGAGATTTTAGCTGGCTCGACTCGGCTCAAAGCAGGGACAGCTACCAAACTAGTCCTTAATACAATTTCTACAGGTGTCATGGTGCAACTGGGCAAAGTGTATGGTAATCGGATGATAGATGTCTCTGTCACTAATAGCAAACTTGAAGATCGCGCTATTAGAATTATCTGCGACCTTACCTCCCTCTGTCGTGAAGAGGCTACAGAGTTATTAGAGCGATCGGGTAGAAGCGTGAAATTAGCGTTATTAATGCATTGGAAAGGTGTAGATGTTCCCCATGCTGCACAAATGCTCCAAGTCACCAAAGGGCATCTAGGCAGAGCAATCACTTAA
- a CDS encoding PCP reductase family protein, translating into MPDSDYFEGLTWTVEAKVKYKNIPYFVRTRARQRIEQMAQAAGSDTITAEIVEKARVEFGQ; encoded by the coding sequence ATGCCAGATTCTGATTATTTTGAAGGTTTAACTTGGACAGTCGAAGCCAAGGTCAAATATAAAAACATTCCCTACTTTGTGCGGACGCGAGCTCGTCAAAGAATTGAACAAATGGCACAGGCGGCTGGGAGTGATACGATTACTGCTGAAATTGTCGAAAAAGCTAGAGTTGAGTTTGGACAATAG